One Xyrauchen texanus isolate HMW12.3.18 chromosome 44, RBS_HiC_50CHRs, whole genome shotgun sequence DNA segment encodes these proteins:
- the bcl7ba gene encoding B-cell CLL/lymphoma 7 protein family member B-A isoform X1: protein MSGRSVRAETRSRAKDDIKKVMAVIERVRRWEKKWVTVGDTSLRIFKWVPVVDTKEKDKSRVSMGGEMQCKDFPTEETSDNSCSVLLDFQEDNSNQSSLSDSYQHKIAADSSNNSSPQPSEPVSPAPQTLDYRTDDPQPPTLGQESMEGEAHTLHLFQPLLQSSEVADEPPTLIKEDLLPLTAQEDEDSCGAPPLKRICTKQVSVIQSTPLS from the exons ATGTCTGGTCGCTCGGTCCGCGCTGAGACCCGAAGCCGCGCTAAAGATGACATTAAGAAAGTGATGGCCGTAATCGAGAGAGTGCGGAGATG GGAGAAGAAATGGGTCACCGTTGGGGACACATCATTAAGAATATTTAAATGGGTTCCTGTGGTCGACACAAAGGAG AAGGACAAGAGCAGAGTGTCTATGGGCGGAGAGATGCAATGCAAAGATTTCCCCACAGAAGAGACGTCTGATAATAGTTGCTCTGTACTACTAGACTTTCAag AGGACAACAGCAACCAGAGTTCTCTGTCAGACTCATACCAGCATAAAATAGCTGCAGATAGCAGCAATAACTCAAGTCCACAGCCCAGTGAACCCGTCAGCCCTGCACCCCAGACTCTAGACTATCGCACGGATGATCCACAGCCGCCCACCCTCGGTCAGGAAAGCATGGAGGGTGAGGCTCATACCTTGCATTTATTCC AACCGCTGCTGCAGTCAAGTGAGGTTGCAGATGAGCCACCAACACTGATCAAAGAAGATCTTCTACCCCTCACTGCTCAG GAGGATGAGGACAGCTGTGGGGCTCCACCACTGAAAAGAATCTGTACCAAGCAGGTCTCGGTTATCCAGTCGACCCCTCtgagctaa
- the bcl7ba gene encoding B-cell CLL/lymphoma 7 protein family member B-A isoform X3: MSGRSVRAETRSRAKDDIKKVMAVIERVRRWEKKWVTVGDTSLRIFKWVPVVDTKEKDKSRVSMGGEMQCKDFPTEETSDNSCSVLLDFQEDNSNQSSLSDSYQHKIAADSSNNSSPQPSEPVSPAPQTLDYRTDDPQPPTLGQESMEEPLLQSSEVADEPPTLIKEDLLPLTAQEDEDSCGAPPLKRICTKQVSVIQSTPLS; the protein is encoded by the exons ATGTCTGGTCGCTCGGTCCGCGCTGAGACCCGAAGCCGCGCTAAAGATGACATTAAGAAAGTGATGGCCGTAATCGAGAGAGTGCGGAGATG GGAGAAGAAATGGGTCACCGTTGGGGACACATCATTAAGAATATTTAAATGGGTTCCTGTGGTCGACACAAAGGAG AAGGACAAGAGCAGAGTGTCTATGGGCGGAGAGATGCAATGCAAAGATTTCCCCACAGAAGAGACGTCTGATAATAGTTGCTCTGTACTACTAGACTTTCAag AGGACAACAGCAACCAGAGTTCTCTGTCAGACTCATACCAGCATAAAATAGCTGCAGATAGCAGCAATAACTCAAGTCCACAGCCCAGTGAACCCGTCAGCCCTGCACCCCAGACTCTAGACTATCGCACGGATGATCCACAGCCGCCCACCCTCGGTCAGGAAAGCATGGAGG AACCGCTGCTGCAGTCAAGTGAGGTTGCAGATGAGCCACCAACACTGATCAAAGAAGATCTTCTACCCCTCACTGCTCAG GAGGATGAGGACAGCTGTGGGGCTCCACCACTGAAAAGAATCTGTACCAAGCAGGTCTCGGTTATCCAGTCGACCCCTCtgagctaa
- the bcl7ba gene encoding B-cell CLL/lymphoma 7 protein family member B-A isoform X2 codes for MSGRSVRAETRSRAKDDIKKVMAVIERVRRWEKKWVTVGDTSLRIFKWVPVVDTKEDKSRVSMGGEMQCKDFPTEETSDNSCSVLLDFQEDNSNQSSLSDSYQHKIAADSSNNSSPQPSEPVSPAPQTLDYRTDDPQPPTLGQESMEGEAHTLHLFQPLLQSSEVADEPPTLIKEDLLPLTAQEDEDSCGAPPLKRICTKQVSVIQSTPLS; via the exons ATGTCTGGTCGCTCGGTCCGCGCTGAGACCCGAAGCCGCGCTAAAGATGACATTAAGAAAGTGATGGCCGTAATCGAGAGAGTGCGGAGATG GGAGAAGAAATGGGTCACCGTTGGGGACACATCATTAAGAATATTTAAATGGGTTCCTGTGGTCGACACAAAGGAG GACAAGAGCAGAGTGTCTATGGGCGGAGAGATGCAATGCAAAGATTTCCCCACAGAAGAGACGTCTGATAATAGTTGCTCTGTACTACTAGACTTTCAag AGGACAACAGCAACCAGAGTTCTCTGTCAGACTCATACCAGCATAAAATAGCTGCAGATAGCAGCAATAACTCAAGTCCACAGCCCAGTGAACCCGTCAGCCCTGCACCCCAGACTCTAGACTATCGCACGGATGATCCACAGCCGCCCACCCTCGGTCAGGAAAGCATGGAGGGTGAGGCTCATACCTTGCATTTATTCC AACCGCTGCTGCAGTCAAGTGAGGTTGCAGATGAGCCACCAACACTGATCAAAGAAGATCTTCTACCCCTCACTGCTCAG GAGGATGAGGACAGCTGTGGGGCTCCACCACTGAAAAGAATCTGTACCAAGCAGGTCTCGGTTATCCAGTCGACCCCTCtgagctaa